Genomic window (Castor canadensis chromosome X, mCasCan1.hap1v2, whole genome shotgun sequence):
ACACACAGGTTCAAAGTTAATCAAAAGGCACAGACCAGTTAATGGAGGCCTAGATTTGAGGGAAAACTAGAATGACATTGATGGTGGAATGGTTAACAGAACTTCAGATCTGATGTCAAAGCAGAGGCACAATGATGGTGGACAAGTTAACAGAGGCCCGCGTTTGACcaataacattatttttaattctttattatttaCTCAGTATTTATTTCCCCTTGGGTTGGAGTCAGGACAAGTATCACCAAGATGAGTTTAAAGTAGAATGTCAACTCTGCCACCTCAAAAATTTCACAAGGAGGAAATGCCCCAAAATCATGCACAATATTCATGATCAATCACCCTAAATCTAGACTCAATAAACAACATGAAGAAgcatgaagaaaagaggaaagttaAAACAGGCTCCCCCAAATTATCTTGCCATCTATAGACCTCAGCTAAAACCAAGCATCTATTCGGTTACACTATGCAGAAGAGTTAACACACAGGTCTGAACTGTCCTCAGGAAGGCCTCCCTCAAGGTTGACCCTATGGTGTCTGGGATCTTGCATTTCAAAAGTGTCCCCATCACTCCCTAACAGGTAAAAATAGCTCACTATGCCTAAACTATTTGTATGAACAACGTACCTCGTGCCAAACACCTGCTTTCCTTCTGGGAGTCTGGAAATTTGGGTATGTGCCAGGCAGCGGGTGTCTACGTGATCAGCCCCTAATAAAAATCCTGGACACAGAACCTCTGATGAGTTTCCCTGGTTGGCAACATTTTCCATGTATTGTACAAAACCCATTACTGGGGGAACTGGGTACATCCTGTGTGAGTCCAGTAGGAGAGAACCTAACtaccaaaaacaacacaaaacaaagttACTCCAGTAGGAGAGAACCCTTGGGAACTTGTGTGCAATCTCCCTCACCTCACCAGAAATGGCCCCATGCGCCTTTTCACTTGGCTGTATCTTTTAGCTGTACTAATCACAGCCAGGAAGACAACCCTATGCTGAGTCTTGTGAGTCCTAGTAAATCACTGAGCCTGCAACTGGTTTGGGAATGCTGACAGACACGATCTTGACTACATGAACAATCCAGCTCACTCACATGCCTATCTCATCACCGTTTACCTTAAGGTCTGTCCAACAGAAGGAACAGCCAGAAATGCTTTAGGCTGCAAGTAACAACACTATCAAATAACAGCAGACTGAACAACCAAGAAGTTAGTATCCTTCCTCAAAGAGACTGCTGGTGTTAGTCCACAGCTCAGCAATATTGGGCTACTGTGATCTCGTGGACTAAGCTTGAGGTCCACAGATGTTAGCCACAGTTCAAATTGATGCACACGTGGCAGCACATGGAGCTAGAGGCAGGAAGCTGGAGCAAAAGCCTCTTTGACATTTCTGGAAACTTTCACATTTCCTAGTGACTATGGCCATTGATAAGGgatttgggtcatttatccctaTCAACATCCCAGTGATCTCTCCTGACTTGGAGAGATCCCTCCAATAGTCAATGTTATTCTTTGGTCTCTGCACTGTGCCAGGGCTGGAATTTGGGTCCTGGGTGGGCATGGGAGGAGATAGGGATGGATTTAGAGATTTCCCATTGCTTTCACTCCACAGCAGGAGCCCTGCACTGGCTTGGCACTCCAAGAACTCAAAACCTCTGCTCCCTGTGTGTGGGAGATATTCCAATGCGTAGACAAGTGTGGAGCCCACCCATACAGGGCCACCATGTTGGGAGTCTGTAAGTCTTGGCCTTATAATCTAGCATGATGAAATCCCTGGAGTTGAATCCAACATTCCCCACCCAACTCCTCCACTGCCACCAGATCACATCCCTCCTCCCTCAGTCAGGAAAAAAGCCAAGATCCTCACTATGGCCTGTCTGATCTCATCTTCTGTCACTCAGCCCAGGGACATTCTGGCCTATACAATATCCTTAAGCACACTCCAGCCTCAGTGCCTTTGCACTACCTTTTCTCTCTGTTGAGAATGTTCTTCTCCCCCACACATTATGGCTTCCCTCTCATTTCATTCAGCTCTTTGTTTAAATGCCACCCTGTTAGGAATGTCTTCCCTGATGACCTCACCCAAAAGAGCTAATCCCTACTCCTGCAATTCTATCtcccttctttatttttcctcacaCACTCATCTTTAGGTGACCTGTTATATACCAATGATCTTTGACTTATGACAGGGTTATGTCGCAAGAAGCCCATCGGCagttgaaaatatcctaagttGAAAATGCAGTTAATCCATCTACCCTACCAAACATCCTAGCCTAGCCTGTCTTACGCATGCTCAGAACACTTCCACTAGCCTCCAGTTGGGCAAACTCATCTAATAGGAAGCCTGGTTTACAACATAGTGTGGATTAGTTCATGTAATGTACTGAATACTATactaaaagtgaaaaacagatgGACTGACTAGATGGATACACTTTTGCACCATTGTAAAGTCAGAAAATCAGAAAGTTGAAAAACCGTAAGCTGAATCATCAAAAGTCAAGGACGAGCTGTACCACTATTGTGTGGGATTCAAGCCCACAAGGACAGGCAGGGATTTCTGTCAGTTTAGGTAACAGCTGTAGCCTCCATTCCTAGAACAATTCCTGGCACACCACAGATGCCCAGTGCTGTCTGCTGAATGCATGACTGTGTAAAACACTGTGACACAGCAGATATTCAGGAAGTGCTTGTTGAGTGGATGATCACGTCACTGCATAAATAAGTGGCCCCATTCTTCAGTGGGTCCTGGAGCTCCCTAGTGCCACCCTGTGGCAGACCTGGGAGCTGGCCCGCAACACAACCACAGAAACTTTATTACAACACAAGGCTGGGGTAGGGGTGAGGTGaagtggggtgggatggggaaggACAGGACAGTAGGCAGGGCAGTGCTGGCAGGACCCTACTTTTGCTCCCGCCTCCAGACGATGACCATGCCACTGGCGTCACTGGAAGCCAGCAGGCTCTCGTCGCAGTTGAAGCTGACATCAAGCACAGGTGCACTGTGGCCCTGCAGCTTGTTGACAGCAGCCTTGGCCGCCCGCTCCACATCAAAGAAGTGCACGCACATGTCCTCACTGCCTGTCACTGTCCGGGCAAGAGGGAGAGGCCATCAGGAAGCTACTGGAATACCCCAGGTGTGAAGTCCTTGAGGTGTTTGAGGTATGAGGTCCCAGCATGTCTTGGGGAGGTCTAAGGGGACCATCCCTAGGTGGGAGGTCACCTGACTCTGTGGGTTCTACATTGTAGAATGTGAGGTCTCTGGGCTGTGTGGGGTTTGTCCCAGGCTGTGATGTTCCTGAGCTGTTTGGGGCTCTGTTTTCAAAACATTTGGAGCTGTGAGTCCCAGGGCGAGGCTGTCAGGGCATGAGAAGTCATGAGTCCCAGGCAGTAATGGCATCAGGGTGTTGTGATGTCTGAGCCGGGTTGGCAGCAGCCTTggtctctgcccctcccccagctaCCCAGGTCCCCTGCCCCTCTGGGACTCACCCACACAGGCCCCCTGGCGGAAGGACATGAGGGGGCAGAAGATACTGCGCACAGGGTGTGAACTCTGCTCAATAGGGAAGCTTCTCTTCAGCTGCAGGGTCCCCTCATTGTCCACCACCCTAAGGAGGAGATGAAAGACAGGCTCAGGACACAGCCTTGGCCCTCACCCCTGCACCTGAGTTCTTTCCAAGGTTTACAATACCcagttttaaattactttttgagACATGCATCTTGTTATGTTGtctaggatggccttgaactcatggactcaagcaatctttctgccttagcctcccaagtagctgggattgcaggcatgtaccaccattacaggtgtatgccatcacACTCAACTTTGGAGGTGATTTTTTGAAGTGCTTCAGGTATTTCAGTGCATGGCCCAGGCTGAGAGCTGCACTTGGGTAACATGACAGATGAGTGGAGAGAATAAACTCTCctccaaaattaaaagaaaaaataagggctggggggGAATAGCTCtatggtagagcatgtgcttagcatgcacaaggttataggttcaatacccagcaccacaaaaaataaataagataaaacaaatgTGGGAAATAAGCCTCTGCTCGAAGGGGAGctgatttttttctggtttttttttttttctggtgttggggtggaacccagggctttgcacatggtaggcaggtgctctacactgagcTGCACACTTAGCCCTTGGTCCTAGGCTAATTTTATGCATCAGCTTGCTCAACGATGAAGTGGGGATAATGACAGTTATCTAGTTCACAggctgctgtgaggattaaatgaggtaatacaaAGAGTGCCTTGAATGGGGCCTGGCCACAGCAATTGCCATCCGGGTGCTCATTAATGCTATTACTACAGCTGCCACTACTGATACTATTATATTGTGCACCAAGTACCATTATACTGTATTGTtaccgattttttttttttgctggggatggagcccagggctttgtgcctactaggcaagtgttctaccactgcgCTCCATCCCCGGCCCTACCATTATCATATTTTGAAGAGTCCAGATCTCCAGCCTCAAAGAAATAAATCTGATGGAGATGGGTCCTGCCCAGTCTGACGGAGGATGCAGGGCCTCCCTGCCCAGGTGGCCCTGATGGGGGCAGACCCACCTGTAGAGCAGCAGTTTGTTGAGGCAAGCATTGATGAGCAATGAGGGATCCCGGGCCTCACGGCTGACCCATGAACGGGCAGAGATGCTGGTCACAGGGCTGCCCTCATGTACCATTAGCCGCTTGGCTTTGGTCAGCTTCCCTGCAGCAGAGGAGGCAAAGGTGAGGGCGGAGTCCTggaaggacaggagggagaatACCCAGACACAGGTCTGTGGCCTGCCTACCTGTGGCCATGtcgaagaggaaggagaagacacTGCCACGGTCATCACCTGCCCAGAGTAGCCGGCCAGGGGCATCGAAGGACAAAGCGAGGACACGGCCTGTCAGCTTGCTGGAGCCACCCTTCACTTTCTTGCCCGTGGAGATGTTCATGACATGCAGGTTGTGCTTGGCATTCCCCACCTGTAGGAGGAATGCACACACCATCATCTTGAGTCCAGCCAGTCCCTCCTCAAGTCCGACTACAGTGATGCTGTGGTGGGGAGGCCAGAGTTGACCAGGCATATACTCCTGCCCCTTAGCCAGCCCTTCTTGCAATTCACCCAGAGGAGGACAGCTACTCATGAACAGTAAGGGTCTCAAAGCCACAATGCTGCCCCTTGGCCATACTGAAAGCCACAGGGTTCTCCCAGGCCTGTAACATTATAGCGTTCCCCTGCTCCCTGACTGCTCCTTCCTAGATACTGTGGGGCTGTTGCCACTGAACACAGAAAGAGACCTGAGCACAGGCTCACTCTTGACCAGTTCCCCTGTACTTCATACCCCTACCCCAGGCCACGCCAGACTTTCCTTGTCTTTCCCCTGCCCTCTGAGTCTGCCCACAGTGGGGCTGCTGCtgacggaccaggtgagctttcaGCCCCATCATCTTGCTCCTCAATAGCAGCCCCTGCAGGTGGTAAACAACTAGACTTTGGCTGATTTGAGCAGAGGGGTCCCAGGGTCATGACCCCATCCCAGCTTGGTACCCACAGAAGCTGTAACAGCAAGGTCATCCTGGACCAAGAACTGCATACTTCCCCGTTCTCTGGCCTGTTTCCCTTTGAGTCTGACCACAGTAGGGCTGCTGGGACAGGACTAAGGGGTCTTAGACCTTATACTCTGATGCCCTCAGACAGCCCTCTGGACCCGGCAGGCCCGCCCTTGATGAGCCTGACCACAGTGAGGTTGTTGTTGACAGGCTGGAAGGTGCAGCAGAGCAGTTCCGCGCCATCGGGGTCAGGGATCTCCCGGATGCAGCGGCCGTCCTCGGAGGCCCAGATACGCATGGTGGCATCAAGGGAGGTGGACACGAGGATGTCATTGGAGAGGGACCAGGCGAAGTCCGAGACACCACGAGTATGGCCCCGCAGGACACGGAGCACGGTGGGTGGGGCAGGCACCAGCTGGCACAGGGAGATGCTGCCGTCCAGTGAGCAGCAGGCCAGGCGGTGCCGGTCGTCATTGGCGAAGCGCACCCTTGGGACTGCAATGCCAAGGAGCCATTGGTGGGAATCAGCACATTTGCTGggcattttcatttataaaaggcTCCGATGTGTGTGCAGGGGCTAGGACCCCACTACACAAGGAATGAAGGCCTTAGCAAAGGACTTTCCTTGGCTTGACAAACCTCAAAAGGCCCTCTGCCAAAATGCTCCCTAAACCTCAGCAGGCCCTTTGTGAACTACAAAAGCCTTCTGCAATGCAAAAAAGCTCCTACTGTTTTAGTGAGTGCTTGATAATCGCTAAGGTCTCAGTAGTTTGCACAACCTTTGACACAGTGTAGCCCactctgccctctgcaagggAGTTTTCAGTAAAAGCTTTGAACTCTTCCAAGTGACTCACAAACCCACAAAGCCTGCCGCAAGAAAGGTTCTCCTGAGTTTCTGAGGCTCTCTGCAGTATACAAAGTACTGAGACTTTGCAGAGGGCTTTTGAGTTTGCCAAAGGCTTTATGGGTGGTTGTTTGGACAAGTGTTTGGTGATGGGATCTGTCACCTACTGACTCACCTGCCTCATCAACATGCTGGTCAAAAACATGGTACATGCCCGCAAAGGCATAGTTCTCACTCAGCGATGTGTCTCCAGCCATTGCTCGACTTGCCTCCGCCACTGATGTGGGTACCACGCTGCCGGGAGGCCTGGATGCCAACAGGAAGTGAGGGGTGACAGGAGGTAGGTGTGGGTGTTTAGGCCCTGCCATGCCCCAGGGCCTTTCTCTTCCTCATAACCCCATCCTTGGGCTGTTTCCTTTGTGTACCTGTCCTCATAGACTGCACGGTTCATCTGAGCCTGCAGCTGGTAGGAGCCACGGCTGACTGAACGGCGGTGCCCTCGGGCCCCAAGGGTTCGAGGATCATCCTCAAAGTCCTGAAAAGAGAGTGAGTTAGGGTTTGTGCATCTTTAGTTTCTGAGATGTCAGGCATGgcggaacatgcctgtaatcccagcacttaagagacCAAAGCAGGGGGAtaatgagtttcaggccagcctgggctacatagtaagattaTGTCTAAAAAAAATGCCCCTGAGAACCACTGAGGTTGGAGCTTTTAAAACAGAAGCAAAACCTGATCCTTTCTCAACACATATGTCCCCTACCACCACCATAGCTGCTCAGCTGCATTACTGCAGTGACTTCTTCACTAGTTCCCCTGCTTCTGCCCTTTCCCTGCTTATCACATTCTCAATACAAGTTCTCTGAACAAACAATGAGTACTCTTTCCCTGAGAAAACCACTTGGTCTCACTTCATTCAGGTCTCAGTTGTCACTTCCTCTGAGAAGTCTTCACTGATCATCCCTATCAAACATAGCTTCCCTCTGTCACcagttctttttgtgtgtgtgctcgGTGCTGGGGACAGACTCCAAAGCTTCccatatactaggcaagtgctctagcactgagctacaccctgcaCTGAATGTTAGTCCTTTTTATTCCCCaagtctgctttatttttctgtggtaGTACTCACTATGCCATGGTAATTATTAACTTGTTTATCTGGCTTGCTATATGTTTACCAAAGTGTATGTTTTATTTACTGTGTTTATCATGTTTATTGACTTTGTTGGTATATTAGCTCTCCTCGTCTCTGTTGAGCCTAAGAGCTTCTTGCATGGGGCTGCAGGTGTTGGAGAAAAGTCTGTGGTGACGTGTTGGTGGCAAGCAAGCTGTATGGCAGGCAGTGTGGCCAGGAGCTCACCTCCATTCGGTCAAGAGTGGTGCGGCTGCTGCGAACGATGCTATTGCTATAGGCACGAGCACTGCCTGGCTCCGAGAGAGGCCCGTAGCGCTGGCCCAACAGCTGGCCTCGCAGTCTCAGGTACTGCCGACGCAGTGCTGGGGGATGCCCAGCCTTGGCATTCTCCCGCAGCAGCTGGCTGCGCCGGCGGATATACTGGGTCCGAAACTGCGGAAACGTTGGTGTGCGGTAGGCGTTGTACCTGCGGGTCAGGAGGCAGAGCGGGCAGTAAGCACAGGACAGAGGGAATCAATCAGCTCTAGATACACTGCAGGGCAATGAGGTGTGTGGCAGTGACTAGGGTCAGGGTGGCAAGAGTGATCAATAGCTGTGTTGGGGGCCAATATGGAATGATTGAGTCAATGCCAACACTAACAGGCATGGTGATAAAACTCAGACTGGCACATTAGGGCAATGGTAGGGATTAGTGTGGGATGGTGATGGGATCACAACTGGAGTAGCGATGATATTAACACAAGTCGGGGGAGGCGATGGGAACTAGGGCTAGGATGACACCAACCTGAGCTGCACTTTCCCCCTTCTAAACTCTGCCTCTATAGGCATGCATATATTTAACCGCATTTCCCCAGCAGGCATTTTAGAACCCTCGCAGACCCTGCAATCTTCTGGCGGGAGGCCCCTACACCCTGATACTGCGCATGCTCACCTCTGGCATGCCCACGCAGCCACACGAGGCAAGTTCTCCGCCCAGCCTTATTTATCGGCATTGCGCATGCACCACAGTAAGTTCCGTTCCGTTCCCTTGGGCTTCGACCCCACGCCTCACCTCGCGTCCACTGCTAAGACTTGCTGCCACACCGCGGCCATTCCCCGGCCTCCTCCTCTGGCGTGTCCGCCCGCGGGAGCCTGCAGGACAAGGGCTTGGAATGTCAGCGTCCCCAGCGAAGGGATCTAGTTCCACCCCTTCTGCCAGGTGATCATTGCCATAGACACTGAGTCCCTCCAGGCCGGGGATGTCGCGAAATCCCCTGGGCTGTTACCATGGTCATCGCCTTAGCCCTACCCTTCCTGGGCAGCCGCCGGGTGACTCACAACAGCAATTCAGACCTGACCCCGCCCCTCCACAGTCGCCATAGCGACGCCCCTCCCCCGCCTAGCAATCCTTGCATGACATTCCCCACCCATCTTGCCCCTGCCGCCCTCCGCTTTCCC
Coding sequences:
- the Wdr13 gene encoding WD repeat-containing protein 13 isoform X2 — translated: MEDFEDDPRTLGARGHRRSVSRGSYQLQAQMNRAVYEDRPPGSVVPTSVAEASRAMAGDTSLSENYAFAGMYHVFDQHVDEAVPRVRFANDDRHRLACCSLDGSISLCQLVPAPPTVLRVLRGHTRGVSDFAWSLSNDILVSTSLDATMRIWASEDGRCIREIPDPDGAELLCCTFQPVNNNLTVVGNAKHNLHVMNISTGKKVKGGSSKLTGRVLALSFDAPGRLLWAGDDRGSVFSFLFDMATGKLTKAKRLMVHEGSPVTSISARSWVSREARDPSLLINACLNKLLLYRVVDNEGTLQLKRSFPIEQSSHPVRSIFCPLMSFRQGACVVTGSEDMCVHFFDVERAAKAAVNKLQGHSAPVLDVSFNCDESLLASSDASGMVIVWRREQK
- the Wdr13 gene encoding WD repeat-containing protein 13 isoform X1, with amino-acid sequence MAAVWQQVLAVDARYNAYRTPTFPQFRTQYIRRRSQLLRENAKAGHPPALRRQYLRLRGQLLGQRYGPLSEPGSARAYSNSIVRSSRTTLDRMEDFEDDPRTLGARGHRRSVSRGSYQLQAQMNRAVYEDRPPGSVVPTSVAEASRAMAGDTSLSENYAFAGMYHVFDQHVDEAVPRVRFANDDRHRLACCSLDGSISLCQLVPAPPTVLRVLRGHTRGVSDFAWSLSNDILVSTSLDATMRIWASEDGRCIREIPDPDGAELLCCTFQPVNNNLTVVGNAKHNLHVMNISTGKKVKGGSSKLTGRVLALSFDAPGRLLWAGDDRGSVFSFLFDMATGKLTKAKRLMVHEGSPVTSISARSWVSREARDPSLLINACLNKLLLYRVVDNEGTLQLKRSFPIEQSSHPVRSIFCPLMSFRQGACVVTGSEDMCVHFFDVERAAKAAVNKLQGHSAPVLDVSFNCDESLLASSDASGMVIVWRREQK